In Curtobacterium sp. TC1, the following proteins share a genomic window:
- a CDS encoding Bax inhibitor-1/YccA family protein, translating to MAFKPGFDQSPAFNAQGPNTGGGRGAGQQQAGWGQTPQQAQGGMTPEQLQYMYDRPAASTVDTDRMSYEDTIVKTLLAFGVLLVGAVAGWNLPPIVWIIGAIVGFVLALVNMFKKKPSPGLVLAYSFAQGLFVGGISGAYNSMWGGIVTQAVFGTLAVFGITLALFASGKVRATPKATRFFLIAMVGYMAFSLVNLVLMWTGVTNTAFGALGITLFGIPLGVLIGIFVVVMAAYSLILDFDQIQTGVQRGAPRIYAWTAAFGLIVTLVWLYLEILRILAIIASSARN from the coding sequence ATGGCCTTCAAGCCCGGTTTCGACCAGTCCCCCGCCTTCAACGCCCAGGGACCCAACACCGGGGGCGGGCGCGGCGCTGGTCAGCAGCAGGCCGGCTGGGGACAGACCCCGCAGCAGGCACAGGGCGGGATGACCCCCGAGCAGCTGCAGTACATGTACGACCGCCCGGCGGCATCGACGGTCGACACCGACCGCATGTCGTACGAGGACACCATCGTCAAGACGCTGCTCGCCTTCGGCGTGCTGCTCGTCGGTGCGGTGGCCGGTTGGAACCTACCCCCGATCGTCTGGATCATCGGCGCGATCGTCGGCTTCGTCCTGGCGCTCGTGAACATGTTCAAGAAGAAGCCGTCACCCGGCCTGGTCCTGGCGTACTCGTTCGCCCAGGGGCTGTTCGTGGGTGGCATCTCCGGCGCGTACAACTCGATGTGGGGCGGCATCGTCACGCAGGCGGTGTTCGGCACGCTGGCGGTCTTCGGCATCACGCTCGCGCTGTTCGCCTCCGGCAAGGTCCGTGCGACGCCCAAGGCCACGCGCTTCTTCCTGATCGCGATGGTCGGGTACATGGCGTTCTCGCTCGTGAACCTGGTCCTGATGTGGACCGGCGTGACGAACACCGCGTTCGGTGCCCTCGGGATCACGCTCTTCGGCATCCCGCTCGGCGTCCTCATCGGCATCTTCGTCGTCGTCATGGCGGCGTACTCGCTGATCCTCGACTTCGACCAGATCCAGACCGGTGTCCAGCGCGGCGCTCCCCGGATCTACGCGTGGACCGCGGCGTTCGGCCTCATCGTGACGCTCGTCTGGCTCTACCTCGAGATCCTGCGCATCCTCGCGATCATCGCGAGCAGCGCGCGCAACTAG
- a CDS encoding SURF1 family cytochrome oxidase biogenesis protein yields the protein MWAVARRPRWIALLVLALVLAAVFAGLGKWQLERSIANGKPLPATTETRKTLEAITAPEEPASETIAGQKVTVTGTFVAGDTTILTGRTGGGTYQTVGHMVDSDGGASLPVVIGWSDQRSAAVAGGDRLAEGQTITVQGRYYPAESPDQDTYKQAEYSAVAPARFVNTWQAFDDRMYLGYVVADGATAQAADLGTIADRAPSREVQFDWLNLFYAIEWVVFAGFAVFLWYRFVKDAWEREEEERREAALSVDGALADRR from the coding sequence ATGTGGGCCGTTGCCCGACGACCGAGGTGGATCGCGCTGCTGGTGCTGGCGCTCGTGCTGGCGGCGGTGTTCGCGGGGCTGGGCAAGTGGCAGCTCGAGCGGAGCATCGCCAACGGCAAACCGCTGCCGGCGACCACCGAGACCCGCAAGACGCTCGAGGCGATCACCGCTCCCGAAGAGCCCGCGAGCGAGACCATCGCCGGCCAGAAGGTCACCGTCACCGGCACCTTCGTCGCCGGCGACACCACGATCCTGACCGGCCGCACCGGGGGTGGGACGTACCAGACCGTGGGACACATGGTGGACTCGGATGGTGGGGCGAGCCTCCCGGTCGTCATCGGCTGGTCCGACCAGCGGTCAGCCGCCGTCGCCGGTGGTGACCGCCTGGCGGAAGGACAGACGATCACGGTGCAGGGCCGCTACTACCCGGCCGAGTCGCCCGACCAGGACACCTACAAGCAGGCGGAGTACTCCGCCGTGGCACCGGCGCGCTTCGTGAACACGTGGCAGGCCTTCGATGACCGGATGTACCTCGGGTACGTCGTCGCCGACGGTGCCACCGCGCAGGCCGCCGACCTCGGCACCATCGCCGACCGCGCGCCGTCGCGCGAGGTCCAGTTCGACTGGCTGAACCTGTTCTACGCGATCGAGTGGGTCGTCTTCGCCGGCTTCGCGGTGTTCCTCTGGTACCGGTTCGTGAAGGACGCCTGGGAGCGCGAGGAAGAGGAGCGGCGTGAGGCTGCCCTCAGCGTCGACGGGGCCCTCGCCGACCGACGGTAG
- the guaA gene encoding glutamine-hydrolyzing GMP synthase: MSETEQRPVLVVDFGAQYAQLIARRVREANVYSEIVPHDITADEIRAKDPAAIVLSGGPSSVYEDGAPSLDGDILELGVPVLGICYGFQAMATALGGEVANTGLREYGATSVDVSGTDSVLLGGQPVSQVTWMSHGDSVAKAPEGFEVLASSASTPVAAFASDERKLYGVQWHPEVKHSEHGQAVLENFLHRAAGLPGDWNSSNVIDEQVARIQAQVGSNRVIAGLSGGVDSAVAAAIVHKAVGDQLTCVFVDHGLLRADERKQVEEDYVASTGVRLITIDAEQQFLDALAGVSDPEQKRKIIGREFIRTFEAAAEALVLEAQASDSDAEVKFLVQGTLYPDVVESGGGAGTANIKSHHNVGGLPEDMTFELVEPLRALFKDEVRAVGRELGLPEVIVGRQPFPGPGLGIRIVGSVDKQRLELLRAADKIAREELTAAGLDGEIWQCPVVLLADVRSVGVQGDGRTYGHPIVLRPVSSEDAMTADWTRLPYDVLAKISNRITNEVPDVNRVVLDVTSKPPGTIEWE, translated from the coding sequence GTGAGCGAGACCGAACAGCGTCCCGTCCTGGTCGTCGACTTCGGGGCCCAGTACGCGCAGCTCATCGCGCGTCGGGTCCGTGAAGCGAACGTCTACAGCGAGATCGTCCCGCACGACATCACCGCGGACGAGATCCGCGCCAAGGACCCGGCAGCCATCGTGCTGTCCGGTGGTCCGTCGTCCGTCTACGAGGACGGTGCCCCGTCACTCGACGGCGACATCCTCGAGCTCGGTGTCCCCGTGCTCGGCATCTGCTACGGCTTCCAGGCCATGGCGACCGCCCTCGGTGGCGAGGTGGCGAACACCGGCCTGCGCGAGTACGGCGCCACGTCCGTCGACGTCAGCGGGACCGACAGCGTCCTGCTCGGTGGGCAGCCCGTGTCCCAGGTCACGTGGATGTCGCACGGCGACTCCGTGGCGAAGGCACCCGAGGGCTTCGAGGTCCTCGCATCGAGCGCCTCGACCCCCGTTGCCGCCTTCGCCTCCGACGAGCGCAAGCTCTACGGCGTGCAGTGGCACCCCGAGGTGAAGCACTCCGAGCACGGCCAGGCCGTCCTCGAGAACTTCCTGCACCGCGCCGCCGGGCTGCCCGGTGACTGGAACTCGAGCAACGTCATCGACGAGCAGGTCGCCCGGATCCAGGCCCAGGTCGGGTCGAACCGCGTCATCGCCGGCCTGTCCGGTGGTGTCGACTCCGCCGTCGCCGCAGCCATCGTGCACAAGGCCGTCGGAGACCAGCTCACCTGCGTCTTCGTCGACCACGGGCTGCTCCGCGCCGACGAGCGCAAGCAGGTGGAAGAGGACTACGTCGCCTCCACCGGGGTCCGGCTCATCACGATCGACGCCGAGCAGCAGTTCCTCGACGCCCTCGCCGGCGTCAGCGACCCCGAGCAGAAGCGCAAGATCATCGGGCGCGAGTTCATCCGGACGTTCGAGGCCGCGGCCGAGGCGCTGGTGCTCGAGGCCCAGGCTTCCGACTCTGACGCTGAGGTCAAGTTCCTCGTGCAGGGCACGCTCTACCCCGACGTCGTCGAGTCCGGCGGCGGAGCCGGTACCGCGAATATCAAGTCGCACCACAACGTGGGTGGCCTGCCCGAGGACATGACCTTCGAGCTCGTCGAGCCGCTCCGTGCGCTCTTCAAGGACGAGGTCCGTGCCGTCGGTCGCGAGCTCGGTCTGCCCGAGGTCATCGTCGGCCGCCAGCCGTTCCCCGGACCGGGGCTCGGCATCCGCATCGTCGGTTCGGTCGACAAGCAGCGGCTCGAGCTGCTCCGCGCGGCCGACAAGATCGCGCGCGAGGAACTCACCGCGGCCGGCCTCGACGGGGAGATCTGGCAGTGCCCGGTCGTCCTGCTCGCCGACGTCCGCTCCGTGGGTGTCCAGGGTGACGGTCGCACGTACGGGCACCCGATCGTGCTCCGTCCGGTCTCGTCGGAGGACGCCATGACCGCCGACTGGACGCGCCTGCCGTACGACGTGCTCGCGAAGATCTCGAACCGCATCACGAACGAGGTGCCCGACGTCAACCGGGTCGTGCTCGACGTCACGTCGAAGCCGCCGGGGACGATCGAGTGGGAGTGA
- a CDS encoding DUF817 domain-containing protein: MTVRSLSTAVEARIDRAARRLLDAGHQPHRPVRLFVTDFLVFGAKQAWACAFGALLLGSMAVVHLTVPVAFRNDALTVVAVLLQLGMLVFGLETVRELRVVLLFHVVGTAMEVFKTHMGSWSYEPGGLFVIAGVPLFSGFMYGAVGSYMVRVHRLFDLRFDRYPRQWLLAVVAAGVYLNFFGHHFLPDARWVLLALVVLLFARTTMHVRIHRATVRMPVLVAMGLVAVVIWFAENVATWAGAWSYPAQLTLWQPVAPTKIVAWFLLMTISVALVTWLYPVVPWGSARSTADSRRLRGVRAAGAHRLPVVRAPGPVSARRESSAFRDRAHLG; this comes from the coding sequence ATGACCGTCCGATCGCTCTCCACCGCCGTCGAGGCCCGGATCGACCGTGCCGCCCGCCGACTGCTCGACGCCGGGCACCAGCCGCACCGGCCCGTCCGGCTGTTCGTCACCGATTTCCTGGTGTTCGGCGCGAAGCAGGCGTGGGCGTGCGCGTTCGGGGCGCTGCTGCTCGGCTCCATGGCCGTGGTGCACCTGACCGTGCCCGTCGCCTTCCGGAACGACGCGCTGACCGTCGTGGCGGTGCTGCTGCAGCTCGGCATGCTCGTGTTCGGGCTCGAGACCGTGCGGGAACTCCGGGTCGTCCTGCTCTTCCACGTAGTCGGCACCGCCATGGAGGTCTTCAAGACGCACATGGGCTCGTGGTCGTACGAACCCGGCGGGCTGTTCGTGATCGCCGGGGTCCCGCTGTTCTCCGGGTTCATGTACGGCGCGGTCGGGTCGTACATGGTCCGTGTGCACCGCCTGTTCGACCTGCGGTTCGACCGGTACCCCCGGCAGTGGCTGCTCGCCGTCGTCGCTGCCGGCGTGTACCTGAACTTCTTCGGGCACCACTTCCTGCCCGACGCCCGTTGGGTCCTGCTCGCGCTCGTCGTGCTGCTCTTCGCCCGCACGACCATGCACGTCCGGATCCACCGGGCGACGGTGCGCATGCCGGTGCTCGTGGCGATGGGACTCGTCGCCGTGGTCATCTGGTTCGCCGAGAACGTCGCGACCTGGGCCGGAGCGTGGAGCTACCCCGCGCAGCTCACCCTGTGGCAGCCGGTTGCCCCGACCAAGATCGTCGCCTGGTTCCTGCTCATGACGATCTCGGTCGCGCTCGTGACCTGGCTGTACCCGGTGGTGCCATGGGGGTCGGCCCGCTCGACGGCGGACTCTCGACGTCTTCGAGGCGTGCGTGCAGCGGGCGCCCATAGGCTGCCCGTCGTCAGGGCCCCCGGGCCCGTGTCCGCTCGCCGCGAATCCTCAGCCTTCCGCGACCGAGCGCACCTAGGCTGA
- a CDS encoding glycerophosphodiester phosphodiesterase family protein: MTLVIAHRGASGYRPEHSRSAYELAIELGADAIEPDLVPTKDGVLVLRHENEVSGTTDVADHPEFRHLRTTKTVDGQSLSGWFTEDFTWAELQTLRTRERLPALRPGSAEHDGEEPILRLEDLLAILDAAPRPVGLVAEVKHAAFFDRAGFPMGELVDRTLGDAGWRRDERLTVESFEKGVLRELRERHTGGRLVYLQEARGSAADEVASHGSLAPTYAAERSEDALAAFATEFHGISVDLGTLMAGVDSVALEDPTPVRSALVDRAHAAGLAVYTWTLRPENRFLPGPLRRGGDVAAFGDWERWYTSVIRTGLDGVFADHTDLAVLARSAVGGPA; the protein is encoded by the coding sequence ATGACCCTCGTGATCGCCCACCGCGGTGCGTCCGGCTACCGCCCCGAGCACTCGCGGAGCGCGTACGAACTCGCCATCGAGCTCGGTGCCGACGCGATCGAGCCGGACCTGGTGCCCACGAAGGACGGCGTGCTCGTGCTCCGCCACGAGAACGAGGTGTCCGGCACCACCGACGTCGCGGACCACCCGGAGTTCCGGCACCTGCGCACGACGAAGACCGTCGACGGCCAGAGCCTGTCCGGCTGGTTCACCGAGGACTTCACCTGGGCCGAGCTGCAGACGCTCCGCACCCGGGAACGTCTGCCCGCCCTGCGGCCCGGGTCGGCCGAGCACGACGGCGAGGAGCCGATCCTGCGCCTCGAGGACCTGCTCGCGATCCTCGACGCCGCGCCTCGTCCGGTCGGGCTGGTCGCCGAGGTCAAGCACGCGGCGTTCTTCGACCGCGCGGGCTTCCCGATGGGCGAACTCGTCGACCGCACGCTCGGTGACGCCGGGTGGCGCCGGGACGAGCGGCTCACGGTCGAGAGCTTCGAGAAAGGCGTGCTCCGCGAGCTGCGCGAGCGGCACACGGGTGGTCGGCTGGTGTACCTCCAGGAGGCCCGTGGCAGCGCCGCCGACGAGGTCGCGTCCCACGGATCGCTGGCTCCCACCTACGCCGCGGAGCGTTCCGAGGACGCCCTCGCGGCCTTCGCGACCGAGTTCCACGGCATCAGCGTCGACCTCGGCACGCTGATGGCCGGGGTGGACAGCGTCGCGCTCGAGGACCCGACGCCGGTGCGGAGCGCGCTCGTCGACCGTGCCCATGCGGCGGGGCTCGCCGTCTACACGTGGACCCTCCGGCCGGAGAACCGGTTCCTGCCCGGGCCGTTGCGCCGGGGCGGGGACGTCGCGGCCTTCGGGGACTGGGAGCGCTGGTACACCTCGGTGATCCGGACCGGTCTCGACGGGGTGTTCGCGGACCACACCGACCTGGCGGTCCTCGCCCGGTCGGCTGTCGGGGGTCCCGCTTAG
- a CDS encoding DUF3817 domain-containing protein gives MALTVRTRDVPKIPGAVKWYRVSAYITGVLLLALVIEVIIKYTPLQLEMQLGNGPFFVPNGTAGEAPGTFNLSIAILIAHGWLYVLYLFTDFRLWSIMRWRPSRFLLIALGGIIPFMSFVVEHRMQQKAMDTYHELIAAQQREKEAAR, from the coding sequence ATGGCCCTGACCGTCCGAACCCGCGACGTCCCGAAGATCCCGGGTGCGGTGAAGTGGTACCGCGTCTCCGCGTACATCACCGGTGTGCTGCTGCTGGCCCTCGTGATCGAGGTCATCATCAAGTACACGCCGCTCCAGCTCGAGATGCAGCTCGGCAACGGCCCGTTCTTCGTGCCGAACGGCACGGCCGGCGAAGCACCCGGCACGTTCAACCTGTCGATCGCGATCCTCATCGCGCACGGCTGGCTGTACGTCCTCTACCTCTTCACGGACTTCCGTCTGTGGAGCATCATGCGCTGGAGGCCCTCCCGCTTCCTGCTCATCGCCCTCGGTGGCATCATCCCGTTCATGTCCTTCGTGGTCGAACACCGCATGCAGCAGAAGGCCATGGACACCTACCACGAGCTGATCGCTGCCCAGCAGCGTGAGAAGGAGGCCGCTCGGTGA